One stretch of Luteimonas galliterrae DNA includes these proteins:
- the bioB gene encoding biotin synthase BioB, which translates to MPAVSQQPQPLPATRHDWSRTELEALFALPFTELLHRAGSVHRQHFDPAEVQVSTLLSVKTGGCPEDCAYCPQAQRYHTGVDATKLMSTEAVLEKAKQAKAAGASRFCMGAAWRSPKDRDIPKVAAMIREVKALGLETCATLGMLSGSQAQALKSAGLDYYNHNLDTAPEFYGEIIHTREFQDRLDTLAHVRDAGMKTCCGGIVGMGESRAQRAGLLQTLANLPAHPDSVPINRLVQVEGTPLAGTAELDPFEFVRTIAVARIVMPRSMVRLSAGRESMSDELQALCFAAGANSIFYGEKLLTTGNPDTERDMALFARLGLRPMPVIEEANTVHADIVDAAQACAAA; encoded by the coding sequence ATGCCTGCCGTCAGCCAACAGCCCCAACCTCTGCCGGCCACGCGCCATGACTGGTCCCGCACCGAACTCGAAGCCCTGTTCGCGTTGCCGTTCACCGAACTGCTGCACCGCGCCGGCAGCGTGCATCGCCAGCATTTCGATCCGGCCGAGGTGCAGGTCAGCACGTTGTTGTCGGTGAAGACCGGCGGCTGCCCGGAGGATTGCGCCTACTGCCCGCAGGCCCAGCGATACCACACCGGCGTCGACGCGACCAAGCTGATGAGCACCGAAGCGGTGCTGGAGAAAGCCAAGCAGGCCAAGGCCGCCGGCGCTTCGCGCTTTTGCATGGGCGCGGCCTGGCGCTCGCCCAAGGACCGCGATATCCCGAAAGTGGCCGCGATGATCCGCGAGGTGAAAGCCCTGGGCCTGGAGACCTGCGCCACGCTGGGCATGCTCAGCGGCAGCCAGGCGCAAGCGCTGAAATCGGCGGGCCTGGACTACTACAACCACAATCTGGACACCGCGCCGGAGTTCTACGGCGAAATCATCCATACCCGCGAATTCCAGGACCGCCTCGACACGCTCGCGCACGTGCGCGACGCCGGCATGAAGACCTGCTGCGGCGGCATCGTCGGCATGGGCGAGTCGCGCGCGCAACGCGCCGGCTTGCTGCAGACCCTGGCCAACCTGCCGGCGCATCCGGATTCGGTGCCGATCAACCGCCTGGTGCAGGTCGAAGGCACGCCGCTGGCCGGCACCGCCGAGCTGGATCCGTTCGAATTCGTTCGCACGATCGCGGTGGCGCGCATCGTCATGCCGCGGTCGATGGTGCGGCTGTCGGCCGGCCGCGAATCGATGAGCGACGAGCTGCAGGCGCTGTGCTTCGCCGCCGGCGCCAACTCGATCTTCTACGGCGAAAAGCTGCTCACCACCGGCAATCCGGATACCGAGCGCGACATGGCGCTGTTCGCGCGCCTGGGCCTGCGTC
- the ubiA gene encoding 4-hydroxybenzoate octaprenyltransferase, which produces MSYERYNPSIPAPVPRWRERLGQYWILIRGDRPIGWLLLLWPTWWGLWLAAEGVPPLWTLFVFSAGVWLTRSAGCVINDYADRWLDPLVERTKGRPLATGAVSGREALLVFAVLMLAAFGLVATLNRLTMYLSFVGVVLSASYPYLKRYTYLPQVYLGVAFGWGIPMAFAAVRGELPPLAWLLYVANILWSTAYDTWYAMVDRDDDIRAGSKSTAILFGELDLIAQGVLYASFFAALALCGRQAQMGLYFWSALGLAALLVAYEFAIARHRDRDACFRAFLHNHWVGMAVFAGIALDYALR; this is translated from the coding sequence ATGAGCTACGAACGCTACAACCCCTCGATACCCGCGCCGGTACCGCGCTGGCGCGAGCGCCTGGGCCAGTACTGGATCCTGATCCGCGGCGACCGGCCGATCGGCTGGCTGCTGTTGTTGTGGCCCACGTGGTGGGGCTTGTGGCTGGCCGCCGAAGGCGTGCCGCCGCTGTGGACGCTGTTCGTGTTCTCGGCCGGGGTCTGGCTGACCCGCTCGGCCGGCTGCGTGATCAACGATTACGCGGACCGCTGGCTGGACCCGCTGGTCGAGCGCACCAAGGGCCGGCCGCTGGCCACCGGCGCGGTGTCCGGGCGCGAGGCGCTGCTGGTGTTCGCGGTGCTGATGCTGGCGGCGTTCGGCCTGGTCGCCACATTGAATAGGCTGACCATGTACCTGAGTTTCGTCGGCGTCGTGCTGTCGGCGAGTTATCCGTATCTGAAGCGCTACACCTATCTGCCGCAGGTGTATTTGGGGGTGGCGTTCGGCTGGGGCATTCCGATGGCCTTCGCAGCGGTGCGCGGCGAGCTGCCGCCGCTGGCTTGGCTGCTGTACGTGGCCAACATCCTGTGGTCGACGGCGTACGACACCTGGTATGCGATGGTCGATCGCGACGACGACATCCGCGCCGGGTCCAAGTCCACGGCGATCTTGTTCGGCGAATTGGACCTGATCGCGCAGGGCGTGCTGTATGCGTCGTTCTTCGCGGCATTGGCTTTGTGCGGACGCCAAGCGCAGATGGGCTTGTATTTCTGGTCGGCGCTGGGCTTGGCGGCATTGTTGGTCGCGTACGAGTTCGCGATCGCGCGGCACCGCGATCGCGATGCGTGCTTCCGCGCGTTCCTGCACAACCATTGGGTGGGGATGGCGGTGTTCGCGGGCATCGCGCTGGATTACGCATTGCGCTGA
- a CDS encoding ComF family protein gives MPAAVNRTLSAAVDGLGKWLWPLRCLLCGETGAQGRDLCRSCAAALPWNRSACLRCALPLPVAAAACGDCLRRPPGLHQSHAALVYGFPVDRLLPRLKFHADLACGRLLSQLMIEAFAALPRSEALIPLPLHRARLRSRGYDQALELARPLSRAFGIPMLDGVLTRSRATPPQSRLDADARRRNLRGAFAVARGAVLPQSVTLIDDVMTTGATLDAAAKALRRAGASRIDAWVCARTP, from the coding sequence ATGCCGGCCGCTGTCAACCGAACGCTGTCCGCCGCCGTTGACGGCCTCGGTAAGTGGCTATGGCCGCTGCGCTGCCTGCTGTGCGGCGAAACCGGCGCGCAGGGACGCGATTTGTGCCGCAGTTGCGCCGCGGCGCTGCCCTGGAACCGCAGCGCCTGCCTGCGTTGCGCCCTGCCCCTGCCTGTCGCTGCAGCCGCCTGCGGCGACTGCCTGCGACGCCCGCCGGGCCTGCATCAGAGCCATGCGGCGCTGGTGTACGGCTTTCCGGTCGACCGGTTGCTGCCGCGGCTCAAATTCCACGCCGATCTGGCCTGCGGCCGGCTGTTGTCGCAACTGATGATCGAGGCCTTCGCCGCCTTGCCGCGCTCCGAAGCGCTGATCCCGCTGCCGCTGCACCGCGCGCGGCTGCGCAGCCGCGGTTACGACCAGGCGCTGGAGCTGGCACGGCCGTTGTCGCGCGCATTCGGCATCCCGATGCTGGACGGGGTCCTGACCCGGTCGCGCGCCACGCCCCCGCAATCGCGGTTGGATGCGGACGCGCGGCGGCGCAACCTGCGCGGCGCTTTCGCGGTGGCGCGCGGCGCGGTGCTGCCGCAATCGGTGACGCTGATCGACGATGTGATGACCACCGGCGCCACGCTCGACGCCGCGGCCAAGGCGCTGCGGCGTGCCGGCGCGTCCCGTATCGATGCCTGGGTGTGCGCGCGCACGCCCTGA
- a CDS encoding ExeM/NucH family extracellular endonuclease: MHDRIAMLAAACCVLAACAPDAVRERAPAAPHPEAIAIGSVQGRGNASPRAGEIVVVEGTVVGLLGGAMGGWFVQDGGDGDPATSDALFVETQNREAKPQRRVRIRGRVVERDVGGHATLTTLEPLQIETLGRGPPLAPTPVSAAPAQAADWERCEGMLLRIDAPLTVTATRQLSGFGILSASFDGRPFTPTEIAAPGAEAQRIAADNARRRFALDDGQLVRDPYRIGYLPPQRGTPRAGSVVERAIGVLDQRGGYSLQLTEPLQIRAAARPPAPKVDGNVRIASLNLENLFNGDGRGGGFPTKRGAKTAQQYAVQLSKLVATLRALDPDIAALMELENDGYGPESSLAQLVAAMNEGGGDWRHVETARGPGSDDIRVGLIYRGKRVETVGRPATLTAGPFADRSRAPLAQAFRAGRGPVFVVAANHFKSKGCTEASGADADQRDGQSCWNATRVESATGLDRWLKTDPTRSSSPLVMIVGDLNAYAEEDPLRRLRSRGWQDAFAIARRHGAPSADAPGERPYSYVYDGQSGRLDHALLSPALAKRLGGVAEWHINADEAGNVGYREDISAENTATPWRSSDHDPLLTGFDLRR, translated from the coding sequence ATGCACGATCGGATCGCGATGTTGGCCGCCGCTTGCTGCGTGCTGGCCGCCTGTGCGCCGGACGCGGTCCGGGAACGCGCGCCTGCGGCGCCGCATCCCGAGGCTATCGCGATCGGCAGCGTGCAAGGCCGCGGCAATGCCAGCCCTCGCGCCGGCGAAATCGTAGTAGTCGAGGGTACGGTCGTCGGACTGCTCGGCGGCGCCATGGGCGGCTGGTTCGTGCAGGACGGCGGCGACGGCGATCCGGCCACCTCCGACGCGCTGTTCGTCGAAACCCAGAACCGCGAGGCCAAACCGCAACGCCGCGTCCGGATCCGCGGCCGCGTGGTGGAACGCGACGTGGGTGGCCACGCCACCCTGACCACGCTCGAACCGCTGCAGATCGAAACGCTAGGCCGCGGCCCGCCGTTGGCGCCGACCCCGGTGTCCGCCGCGCCCGCGCAGGCCGCCGATTGGGAGCGCTGCGAGGGAATGCTGCTGCGCATCGACGCGCCGCTGACAGTGACTGCCACGCGCCAACTATCGGGCTTCGGCATATTGAGCGCGAGTTTCGACGGCCGGCCGTTCACGCCGACCGAAATCGCAGCGCCCGGCGCGGAAGCGCAACGCATCGCTGCGGACAACGCGCGCCGGCGCTTCGCGCTGGACGACGGCCAGCTCGTTCGCGATCCGTACCGCATCGGGTACCTGCCGCCGCAGAGGGGCACGCCGCGCGCCGGCAGCGTCGTCGAACGTGCCATCGGCGTGCTCGATCAACGCGGCGGTTACAGCCTGCAGCTGACCGAACCCTTGCAGATCCGCGCGGCGGCGCGCCCGCCGGCGCCGAAAGTCGACGGCAATGTGCGCATTGCCAGTCTGAATCTGGAGAACCTGTTCAACGGCGACGGTCGCGGCGGTGGCTTTCCGACCAAGCGCGGTGCCAAGACGGCGCAGCAGTACGCCGTGCAACTGTCGAAACTGGTCGCGACCCTGCGCGCGCTCGATCCGGACATCGCCGCGCTGATGGAACTGGAAAACGACGGCTACGGCCCCGAGTCCAGCCTCGCCCAGCTGGTCGCGGCGATGAACGAGGGCGGCGGCGATTGGCGCCATGTCGAAACCGCGCGCGGGCCGGGCAGCGACGATATCCGCGTCGGCCTGATCTACCGCGGCAAACGGGTCGAGACCGTCGGCCGTCCCGCGACCCTGACGGCCGGCCCCTTCGCCGACCGCAGCCGCGCGCCGCTGGCGCAGGCCTTCCGCGCCGGACGCGGGCCAGTGTTCGTGGTCGCCGCCAACCACTTCAAGTCCAAGGGCTGCACGGAGGCCAGCGGCGCCGATGCCGATCAGCGCGACGGCCAGAGTTGTTGGAACGCGACCCGCGTCGAATCCGCGACCGGCCTGGACCGCTGGCTGAAGACCGACCCCACTCGCTCCAGCAGCCCCTTGGTGATGATCGTCGGCGATCTGAATGCCTACGCCGAGGAAGATCCCCTGCGCCGGCTGCGTTCGCGCGGCTGGCAGGACGCTTTCGCCATCGCCCGCCGCCACGGCGCGCCATCGGCCGACGCGCCCGGGGAACGGCCCTATAGCTATGTCTACGATGGCCAGTCCGGCCGCCTGGACCACGCCCTGTTAAGCCCGGCCCTGGCCAAGCGCCTCGGGGGCGTCGCGGAATGGCATATCAACGCGGATGAAGCCGGCAACGTCGGTTATCGGGAAGACATCAGCGCCGAAAATACCGCTACGCCGTGGCGCAGTTCCGACCACGATCCGCTGCTCACCGGCTTCGACCTGCGCCGCTAG
- a CDS encoding c-type cytochrome, with protein sequence MRNYDLDFLKKFSLVIGFLMLVTLGLILFASHLNSVIPPEVSPQAAKRTEARIAPAGAVYAGATGAAAQAAAVAAAAAKAASQVAYGGTTDGSVIFGNLCTGCHTSGAGNAPTMTQGAWSARIAQGKDTLYKHAIEGYTGPDGGVMPAKGGNPALTDEQVKATVDWMLDNLK encoded by the coding sequence GTGCGCAATTACGACCTCGATTTTCTGAAGAAATTCTCGCTGGTGATCGGCTTCCTGATGCTGGTGACCTTGGGCCTGATCCTGTTCGCGAGCCATCTGAACAGCGTGATCCCGCCGGAAGTCTCGCCGCAGGCGGCCAAACGCACCGAGGCGCGCATCGCCCCGGCCGGCGCGGTCTATGCCGGCGCCACTGGCGCCGCAGCACAGGCGGCAGCGGTCGCCGCAGCCGCAGCCAAGGCCGCCTCGCAGGTCGCTTACGGCGGCACCACCGACGGCTCGGTGATCTTCGGCAACCTTTGCACGGGCTGCCACACCTCCGGCGCCGGCAATGCGCCGACGATGACTCAGGGCGCCTGGTCGGCACGCATCGCCCAAGGCAAGGACACGCTCTACAAGCACGCCATCGAGGGCTACACCGGCCCCGACGGCGGCGTGATGCCGGCCAAGGGCGGCAACCCGGCGCTGACCGACGAGCAGGTCAAGGCCACCGTCGATTGGATGCTCGACAACCTCAAGTAG
- a CDS encoding Rid family hydrolase — protein MRTCLLLGLLGTLAATAANAQTAPAPTREHLAPSGWEDSYHDFHYTPVVKIGDRVIVSGIPAGGPGKTDEEKIRWMFGQLKAHLEKAGAALEDVVEITSFHVAAGHDDFRKKVEPMLKVHHEVFRDHYPAWTAVGTTALFSKGAPVEMRAEAIIGSGKAPKADIPKPAPAKDE, from the coding sequence ATGCGCACCTGCCTGCTGCTCGGCCTGCTAGGAACGCTCGCCGCCACCGCCGCGAATGCGCAGACTGCGCCCGCGCCGACCCGCGAACACCTCGCGCCTTCGGGCTGGGAGGATTCCTACCACGACTTCCACTACACGCCGGTGGTGAAGATCGGCGACCGCGTGATCGTGTCCGGCATACCGGCCGGCGGCCCGGGCAAGACCGACGAGGAAAAAATCCGCTGGATGTTCGGTCAGCTCAAGGCGCACCTGGAAAAAGCCGGCGCCGCGCTCGAAGACGTGGTCGAGATCACCAGCTTCCACGTCGCCGCAGGCCACGACGATTTCCGCAAGAAGGTCGAGCCGATGCTCAAGGTGCACCACGAAGTGTTCCGCGACCATTACCCGGCCTGGACCGCGGTCGGCACGACGGCGCTGTTTTCCAAAGGTGCGCCGGTGGAAATGCGCGCCGAAGCGATCATCGGCTCGGGCAAGGCGCCCAAAGCCGACATTCCCAAGCCGGCGCCTGCGAAAGACGAGTGA
- a CDS encoding nuclear transport factor 2 family protein — protein sequence MKPLLAIALGLAFASSARAADPQTEKELTAVAQAVVDAQIRFDLKALDALLAPDYVEVSPVGDVDERAEVLSFYTPEARAQMLAAGMEPLSNKIEEARIRVYGDQATVIAKDTAELKVNGVAEQRAMRMLFHFRKLGGKWLLQTMQATWLRPAPPAG from the coding sequence ATGAAGCCCTTGCTCGCCATCGCCCTCGGCCTGGCTTTCGCCTCGTCGGCCCGCGCCGCCGATCCGCAGACCGAGAAAGAACTGACCGCGGTAGCGCAGGCGGTCGTTGACGCCCAAATCCGTTTCGACCTGAAGGCGCTGGACGCGCTGCTGGCGCCGGACTACGTGGAAGTGTCGCCGGTCGGCGACGTCGACGAGCGCGCCGAAGTGCTCAGCTTCTACACGCCGGAAGCCCGGGCGCAGATGCTGGCGGCCGGCATGGAGCCGCTGTCGAACAAGATCGAAGAAGCGCGGATCCGGGTCTACGGCGACCAGGCCACGGTCATCGCCAAGGACACCGCGGAGCTGAAGGTGAACGGTGTTGCCGAGCAGCGCGCGATGCGCATGCTGTTCCACTTCCGCAAGCTCGGCGGCAAATGGCTGCTGCAAACCATGCAGGCCACCTGGCTCCGGCCGGCGCCGCCGGCAGGTTGA